A window of the Pseudomonas furukawaii genome harbors these coding sequences:
- the gspH gene encoding type II secretion system minor pseudopilin GspH has protein sequence MSHGRRGGVLRAPCARVAGFTLIEVLVVMVVIGCLAGLAVISSGVAGPARQLNHEAERLAGLIGMLADEAVLDNREYGLRLERDGYQVFFHDEASGRWQALSDGTRQLPDWAELTFELDGEPLVLPAPASGQEKKARDAPPVPQLVILSSGELSPFRLQLGERRKDGLRLQLSSDGFRLPRVERTDGKGRAG, from the coding sequence ATGAGCCACGGGCGGCGGGGCGGCGTCCTCCGGGCTCCCTGTGCCCGGGTGGCGGGCTTCACCCTGATCGAGGTGCTGGTGGTGATGGTGGTCATCGGTTGCCTCGCCGGCCTCGCGGTCATCAGCTCCGGCGTCGCCGGCCCCGCCCGCCAGCTCAACCATGAGGCCGAGCGTCTCGCCGGCCTGATCGGCATGCTGGCCGACGAGGCGGTGCTGGACAACCGCGAATACGGCCTGCGCCTGGAGCGGGATGGCTACCAGGTGTTCTTCCATGACGAAGCCTCCGGGCGCTGGCAGGCCCTCTCCGATGGCACCCGGCAATTGCCGGACTGGGCCGAGCTGACCTTCGAGCTGGACGGCGAGCCGCTGGTGCTTCCGGCACCCGCCAGCGGACAGGAGAAGAAGGCCAGGGACGCGCCGCCGGTGCCTCAGCTGGTCATCCTCTCCAGTGGCGAGCTCAGCCCCTTCCGCCTGCAACTGGGCGAACGCCGCAAGGACGGCCTGCGCCTGCAACTGTCCAGTGACGGCTTCCGCCTGCCCCGGGTGGAGAGGACCGATGGCAAGGGGCGCGCCGGATGA
- the gspG gene encoding type II secretion system major pseudopilin GspG: MVVVVILGILAALVVPQVMNRPDQAKVTVAKGDIKAIGAALDMYKLDNFAYPSTQQGLDALVSRPSGNPPAKNWNKDGYLKKLPIDPWGNPYQYLSPGSKGGAYDLYSLGADGKDGGSDNDADITNWEN; this comes from the coding sequence ATGGTGGTGGTGGTCATCCTGGGCATCCTCGCCGCGCTGGTGGTGCCCCAGGTGATGAACCGTCCCGACCAGGCCAAGGTCACGGTGGCCAAGGGCGACATCAAGGCCATCGGTGCCGCGCTGGACATGTACAAGCTGGACAACTTCGCCTATCCCAGCACCCAGCAGGGCCTGGATGCGCTGGTGAGTCGTCCCTCCGGGAACCCGCCGGCGAAGAACTGGAACAAGGACGGCTACCTGAAGAAGCTGCCGATCGACCCCTGGGGCAACCCCTACCAGTACCTCTCTCCGGGCAGCAAGGGCGGCGCCTACGACCTCTACTCCCTCGGGGCGGACGGCAAGGACGGCGGCAGCGACAACGACGCCGATATCACCAACTGGGAAAACTGA